The proteins below come from a single Triticum aestivum cultivar Chinese Spring chromosome 5D, IWGSC CS RefSeq v2.1, whole genome shotgun sequence genomic window:
- the LOC123122055 gene encoding F-box protein SKIP19-like yields the protein MELHPDAPSAPVPSGRDWSELPLDVLTSVFAGLGAVEVLMGAGFVCHSWLEAAKAPGLWRKVDMGRGPRDKEVVEKKGGIDSDDPNHLSKSAQVMCAMAKVAVDRSDGKLQVFVGANFVTDEILNYIGARYSPF from the coding sequence ATGGAGCTGCATCCAGACGCCCCGTCGGCGCCGGTGCCATCAGGGAGGGACTGGTCGGAGCTGCCTCTCGATGTGCTTACTTCGGTCTTCGCGGGGCTCGGCGCCGTCGAGGTTCTCATGGGCGCTGGCTTTGTGTGCCACTCATGGCTAGAGGCGGCCAAGGCGCCTGGGCTCTGGCGCAAGGTGGACATGGGGCGCGGGCCGCGGGACAAGGAGGTGGTGGAGAAGAAAGGAGGTATTGATTCAGACGACCCAAACCACTTGAGCAAGAGCGCACAGGTGATGTGCGCAATGGCGAAGGTGGCCGTGGACCGATCCGACGGGAAGCTGCAAGTGTTTGTGGGGGCGAACTTTGTTACTGATGAGATCCTCAATTACATCGGGGCCAGGTACTCGCCCTTTTAA